From Gammaproteobacteria bacterium:
CGCCCAGACAGAAAGCCTTGAACAGTTTGTTTTCATACAAAAATACTAAACTAAACAATTCGTTTCCTCTTGACTGATAACGCTGACTAATCATTAGCCAATGCTAACATGCTCACTGTGCCAAGGATAAATTTTAAGTTCTTATTACTCAACAAGTTATAATCCAAAAATATTCTCCTCGCACATCCACAACAACTTTTGGCACCCAATCTGCACACCCCAGCGCAAACGTGGGTAGACGAGCTAACTGCCTGCCAGGTGAGTTTGAGACTATGGTTCCACATGCCATCCCCCATAATCGCGGGTTCGCTGGCAGGCAGTTTCTCCCCCCTACCACGGCTTTACCACAGTAATGTGTTGCAATCTCTACTACTAAATCTTCTTGGGAGAGGAAAATGACAGTTAAATCTATCAATCGTGTAGTTCTGGGCAGCGTATTGGGCCTGTTGATCGCGGCTCCTGTATTTGCTTCTGGCGCTGGCGAAGACACCTACAACAAAGTTTGCAAAACCTGTCATGGTCCAGGTGTAATGGGCGCTCCTAAGCTGGGCGACAAAGCTGATTGGGCTGCTCGCGCTGGTCAAGGTATGGCTACTCTGGAAGACCACGCCATCAAAGGCTTCAAAGGTGCCAAAGGCTTCATGCCTCCTAAAGGCGGCCGTTCTAGCCTGACTGACGACGAAGTTAAGGCAGCTGTTGCTTACATGGTTAACAACTCCAAGTAAGACAGTGCCACCATACAAGAGCAGGGAAACCCCCTGCTCTTGTACGAAACGTTCTCCCTCATCCCCAATACCTCGCGCAAAACTCCAAAAAGTGAAAGATCTGTACCATCACTTGATCTAGGGTTATACTATTCGTTCAATTCCGGCCGAGATCCGGAACATCCGCCATAAAGGGGCCCAGCCCCGTAGTTGTTTTATACGCTGGATAAGAACGAAGTATGGGCAAGTCTCAAAAAACGCTTGGCATTTCTGCCCCATCGCAACTGCTTTCGCGCTTTTACACCTATTTTGCCCCGCTGTTTCTGCTGTTCGTGGTCTTTGCCGCCATTGAGTACTACACCGATCTGCGCCTGTCGCGCGGCAGCCTGAAAAACAACGAAACCCAGTACGTCAAACTCGCGGACAATGCCATCACCGACGAAGTAAATTCGGTGGTACTGGACATGATCTTTCTCTCCAAGCTCAACGAAGTCTGGGATGTGCTCGATTCGCCCGAAGACGAATACGGCTGGCTCTCTCTGGCCCAGGAAATTCTCTATTTCAGCGAGAAAAAAGAAACCTACGAACAAATCAAAATCATTGACGCCAAGGGCAATGAGCTTATTCGCGTCAACTATGGCGACGGCCATCCCTACATCGTCGACCGGGCCAGCCTGCAAAACCAAATCGATAAGTCCTATTTCGGCAAAGCCTTCGGCATGAACATCGGTGGCATTTACATGTCATCGTTCGAATCCAACAATGATGCCCGCGACAACGTCAGCCAAACGCGCCCCGTGATCCGCTTTGCCACCCCACTGTATGCATCTGCGGGGAAAAGCGGCATATTGATGGTCAGCCTGCATGCTGATGTCATCCTGAACAGTCTGACTCGGGGAGCAGGCGAAATTTCCGATCACGTCGCGCTGGTCAATTCAAATGGTGCCTGGCTGGGCCCGCCACTGCCCGCCCGCAACAATCAGGAAGAGCAACACAACTTTGTCGAACGCTATCCGCTGGCTTGGGCCGAAATCAGCAGAAAAACACGCGGTACCATTCACAACGAGGATGGATTGTTCACCTTTGACACCTTTGTGCCAAGCTCGTCTTTTTCTGACGTGTATAGCGAAAATAACGACTCAGCCACCACCCGTAAAAAACGCCAGGACACATCAGTAACCCAGCAATGGAAAATCATCTCTCACGTTTCACCCAAGACTCTCAATGCCCATTGGGACACGTATTTTCATTCCCATTGGCAGCTATATACCATCGTTACCATTCTGATCATGGCCATTTCCTATTTTCTGGCCCAAAGCAGTGTTCGCCGAAAATCCATTCAAGAACACAACGAATACGAGCGACGTTTTTTATCTACACTGGAAAACATCAACCTCGCCGCGCTTCGCATTAACGATGAAGGCACCGTGTTGTTCGCCAATCCGTTTTTGCTGAATCTACTGTCGCTCAAACAACACGAATTGCTGAGTAAAAACTGGTTCGACTTTATCGCCGAAGATCAACGTCCGCGTGTCCAGTCGCTGTACCTCAAAATGATCAGCGGCCACTCGCCACCACAGTCCACTGAAACATGTTTACTGACCCAGGA
This genomic window contains:
- a CDS encoding c-type cytochrome encodes the protein MTVKSINRVVLGSVLGLLIAAPVFASGAGEDTYNKVCKTCHGPGVMGAPKLGDKADWAARAGQGMATLEDHAIKGFKGAKGFMPPKGGRSSLTDDEVKAAVAYMVNNSK
- a CDS encoding ATP-binding protein is translated as MGKSQKTLGISAPSQLLSRFYTYFAPLFLLFVVFAAIEYYTDLRLSRGSLKNNETQYVKLADNAITDEVNSVVLDMIFLSKLNEVWDVLDSPEDEYGWLSLAQEILYFSEKKETYEQIKIIDAKGNELIRVNYGDGHPYIVDRASLQNQIDKSYFGKAFGMNIGGIYMSSFESNNDARDNVSQTRPVIRFATPLYASAGKSGILMVSLHADVILNSLTRGAGEISDHVALVNSNGAWLGPPLPARNNQEEQHNFVERYPLAWAEISRKTRGTIHNEDGLFTFDTFVPSSSFSDVYSENNDSATTRKKRQDTSVTQQWKIISHVSPKTLNAHWDTYFHSHWQLYTIVTILIMAISYFLAQSSVRRKSIQEHNEYERRFLSTLENINLAALRINDEGTVLFANPFLLNLLSLKQHELLSKNWFDFIAEDQRPRVQSLYLKMISGHSPPQSTETCLLTQDGGRKYVSWNNTLTHDPSTNVAMLTCIGTDISEQKRLKEEVDARNREIARNQALTAIGEMSSMIAHDLRNPLSSIKMTLQILSKHVNENFSSQSEELSSIALNQVNYMEEIMRDMLQYAKPDAITPDWVCVNDVLNTAINTVQKAVKEFNGDVITLYASHLPRIHADKIKLCQAFSNLLMNALQAAADTGNQPSIVVRTELGYEQGIPLIKIKICDNGPGIDDSNLDKIFDPFFTTRAQGTGLGLPIVKRIIDQHHGKICLEKMHSGNGTCCFVELPTGPIDS